A genomic region of Geothrix edaphica contains the following coding sequences:
- a CDS encoding branched-chain amino acid transaminase: MNPVTSTSTLEICPSDHAASPEERAKRMTNPRFGQVFTDHMVVIPYKEGQGWGRGVLKAYGPIEMSPASSVLHYGQAIFEGFKAYKQKDGSIASFRPEANAQRLNKSAARLAMPELPEARFLEATRALITQDQAWVPGAVGESLYMRPLMIGTEPALGVHASSEYLFILMASPSGAYFSGGVKPVTVWISDDYVRAAPGGTGFAKCAGNYAASLVAQRQAKGEGCDQVVWLDAIHREYIEEMGGMNIFFVYQEKGETVVVTPELTGTLLPGITRDSLLQLARELGFRSEERKISVAEWKAAVAEGRMTEAFACGTAAVITPVGHVKSRQGEWLVNNGETGPVAAKLREALLNLQHGLAPDSHGWMKTIVG, translated from the coding sequence GTGAATCCCGTGACGTCCACTTCCACCCTCGAGATCTGCCCCTCGGACCATGCCGCCAGCCCCGAGGAGCGCGCGAAGCGCATGACCAATCCCCGGTTCGGGCAGGTGTTCACCGACCACATGGTGGTGATCCCCTACAAGGAAGGGCAGGGCTGGGGCAGGGGCGTGCTGAAGGCCTACGGTCCCATCGAGATGTCCCCGGCCTCCTCCGTGTTGCACTACGGCCAGGCCATCTTCGAGGGGTTCAAGGCCTACAAGCAGAAAGACGGCAGCATCGCCTCCTTCCGCCCCGAGGCCAATGCCCAGCGCCTCAACAAGTCGGCAGCCCGCCTCGCCATGCCCGAGCTGCCCGAGGCCCGCTTCCTCGAGGCCACCAGGGCCCTGATCACGCAGGACCAGGCCTGGGTGCCCGGCGCCGTGGGCGAGAGCCTCTACATGCGCCCGCTCATGATCGGCACCGAGCCCGCGCTGGGCGTCCACGCCAGCAGCGAGTACCTCTTCATCCTCATGGCCAGCCCCAGCGGCGCCTACTTCTCCGGCGGCGTGAAGCCTGTGACCGTGTGGATCTCCGATGACTACGTCCGGGCCGCCCCCGGCGGCACCGGGTTCGCGAAGTGCGCCGGCAACTACGCCGCCAGCCTCGTGGCCCAGCGCCAGGCCAAGGGCGAGGGCTGCGACCAGGTGGTGTGGCTCGACGCCATCCACCGCGAGTACATCGAGGAGATGGGCGGCATGAACATCTTCTTCGTCTACCAGGAGAAGGGCGAGACCGTGGTCGTCACGCCCGAGCTCACCGGCACCCTGCTGCCCGGCATCACCCGCGACAGCCTGCTGCAGCTGGCCCGCGAGCTGGGCTTCCGGTCGGAGGAGCGCAAGATCAGCGTGGCGGAGTGGAAGGCCGCCGTCGCCGAGGGCCGCATGACCGAGGCCTTCGCCTGCGGGACCGCCGCGGTCATCACGCCCGTGGGCCACGTGAAGTCCCGCCAGGGCGAGTGGCTCGTGAACAACGGCGAGACCGGCCCTGTGGCCGCCAAGCTGCGCGAGGCCCTCCTCAACCTCCAGCACGGCCTCGCGCCTGATTCCCATGGCTGGATGAAGACCATCGTCGGATAA
- a CDS encoding PLP-dependent aminotransferase family protein: protein MVLDPTLDPGASSPLYLQLQRRLRGLIQEGEWRPGSRLPAVPELAQRWGVHRLTVLKALAGLKRTGWIQTVQGRGSFVAPRLPEAPGLRASSEFPFEGSPLLVHDGELGSWLGETLERVQDRHLVSFSAGFIPSDLLPGEQLRRITTQVLKEMGSEVWVYAAPAGHPPYLEAVARWLASEGEPIDAGWGIRSLPGAQSGLALALESFTVPGDRVLVESPCYVGILALIRALGREAVPVPVDRQGLDPERLASALQRSEAKLLFTVPSFHNPTGMTQSKARRERVLAVARTHGVIVVTDSAYGDLRFSGNSLPPFRRLEGSDNVIHLGSFSKSLAAGLRLGYLIAKDDLLRRMAPIQEVQTIGQPPLLQAVVARFLDTGGFRRHLARLRRALKERRDAMVEALAEHFPPGTQVSEPKGGMHLWVVMPEDFSALDLHRDALQHGIGFAPGPLFFADGRGTNCLRLNFSTHDPATTRDAIARLGHLVRRA from the coding sequence ATGGTTCTCGATCCCACCCTCGACCCGGGCGCCTCCAGCCCCTTGTATCTGCAGCTGCAGCGGCGGCTGCGGGGACTGATCCAGGAGGGCGAGTGGCGGCCGGGTTCCCGCCTGCCGGCGGTGCCGGAGCTGGCCCAGCGCTGGGGCGTCCACCGCCTGACGGTGCTGAAGGCCCTGGCGGGTCTGAAGCGGACCGGCTGGATCCAGACGGTGCAGGGCCGGGGCAGCTTCGTGGCGCCCCGCCTGCCGGAGGCCCCGGGTCTGCGGGCCAGCAGCGAGTTCCCCTTCGAGGGTTCGCCCCTGCTGGTCCATGACGGCGAGCTGGGCTCCTGGCTGGGCGAGACCCTGGAGCGGGTGCAGGACCGCCACCTGGTGAGCTTCTCCGCGGGCTTCATCCCCTCGGACCTGCTGCCGGGCGAGCAGCTGCGCCGCATCACGACCCAGGTGCTCAAGGAGATGGGCTCGGAGGTCTGGGTCTACGCAGCCCCGGCCGGCCATCCCCCCTACCTGGAGGCCGTGGCCCGCTGGCTGGCTTCCGAGGGCGAGCCCATCGACGCGGGCTGGGGCATCCGCTCCCTGCCCGGCGCCCAGTCCGGCCTGGCGTTGGCCCTGGAATCCTTCACCGTGCCCGGCGACCGCGTGCTGGTGGAAAGCCCCTGCTACGTGGGCATCCTGGCCCTCATCCGCGCCCTGGGCCGGGAGGCCGTGCCCGTGCCTGTGGACCGCCAGGGGCTGGATCCCGAGCGGCTGGCCTCGGCCCTCCAGCGCAGCGAGGCCAAGCTGCTCTTCACCGTGCCCAGCTTCCACAATCCCACGGGCATGACCCAGTCCAAGGCCCGGCGGGAGCGCGTGCTGGCCGTGGCCCGGACCCACGGCGTGATCGTGGTGACGGACTCCGCCTACGGCGACCTGCGGTTCTCCGGCAACTCCCTGCCGCCCTTCCGGCGCCTGGAGGGGTCCGACAACGTCATCCACCTGGGGAGCTTCTCCAAGTCGCTGGCGGCGGGCCTGCGTCTGGGCTACCTCATCGCGAAGGACGACCTGCTGCGGCGCATGGCGCCCATCCAGGAGGTACAGACCATCGGCCAGCCCCCCCTCCTGCAGGCGGTGGTGGCCCGCTTCCTTGATACCGGCGGCTTCCGGCGCCACCTGGCCCGGCTCCGCCGCGCGCTCAAGGAGCGCCGCGACGCGATGGTGGAGGCTCTGGCCGAGCACTTCCCCCCGGGCACCCAGGTGTCCGAGCCCAAGGGCGGCATGCACCTCTGGGTGGTGATGCCTGAGGATTTCTCCGCCCTGGACCTGCACCGCGACGCGCTGCAGCACGGCATCGGCTTCGCGCCGGGCCCCCTCTTCTTCGCCGACGGGCGCGGTACCAACTGCCTCCGCCTGAACTTTTCCACGCACGACCCCGCGACCACCCGGGACGCCATCGCGCGGCTCGGGCACCTGGTCCGCCGGGCCTGA
- a CDS encoding DUF4136 domain-containing protein, giving the protein MRRLALPAALLSLLALGACTGYSVNYDYDVTASFARYKTFDYYTSKKGTGGTTSLMDKRVRAAVEKELQAKGFAMETKADPDFLVTYYPIVHERRYRTTTHMGWGWGWGYRPFYGGVGTSMSQVHSYQEGTIVIEIVDFKTNQMIWQGAAAGALTGLENPEDADEVVPRAVRDILAKFPPR; this is encoded by the coding sequence ATGCGCCGCCTTGCTCTGCCCGCCGCCCTGCTCTCGCTCCTCGCCCTGGGTGCCTGCACGGGCTACAGCGTGAACTACGACTACGATGTGACCGCCTCGTTCGCCCGATACAAGACCTTCGACTACTACACCTCCAAGAAGGGCACCGGCGGCACCACCAGCCTCATGGACAAGCGGGTGCGCGCGGCCGTGGAGAAGGAGCTCCAGGCCAAGGGCTTTGCGATGGAGACCAAGGCGGATCCCGACTTCCTCGTGACCTACTACCCCATCGTCCATGAGCGGCGATACCGCACCACCACCCATATGGGCTGGGGCTGGGGTTGGGGCTACCGGCCCTTCTACGGAGGTGTCGGCACCAGCATGAGCCAGGTGCACAGCTACCAGGAAGGCACCATCGTCATCGAGATCGTGGACTTCAAGACCAATCAGATGATCTGGCAGGGCGCCGCCGCCGGCGCCCTCACAGGCTTGGAGAACCCCGAGGATGCCGACGAAGTCGTGCCCCGGGCCGTGCGCGACATTCTGGCCAAGTTCCCGCCAAGGTAG
- a CDS encoding catalase → MEPTVSVGAGGEWHQSGGSDQARLTTNQGLSLSDNQNSLRANSRGPTLLEDFIIREKITHFDHERIPERIVHARGTGAHGYFELTKSLGKYTSAKVLTEVGVQTPVFTRISTVAGGSGSADTPRDVRGFAVKFYTKEGNWDLVGNNVPVFFIQDAIKFPDLVHAIKMEPDRAFPQAATAHDTFWDYISLTPESMHMVMWIMSDRTLPRSLRMIEGFGVHSFRLLNAAGDSTFVKFHWRPKLGLQATTWNETVKLAGADPDFHRRDMFEAISSGAFPEWELAVQLFSEEDADAFPFDHLDATKLIPEELVPLQVIGRMVLNRWPNNFFAETEQVAFCPSHIVPGMDFTNDPLLQGRLFSYLDTQLSRLGSPNFHQLPINAPKCPFANHQRDAHMQMAQPTGRVSYEPNTLAADSPREHPVDGFHSAVSEETGAKGRIRPERFADHYSQARQFYRSQTSCEQTHLASALVFELSKVEHPHIREAMVGHLRHIEEDLAQRVASGLGMTELPPAPASAVAVQDLAPSPALQLIGKMKDTLEGRTIGLLVADGSDAGSIEAIAKAVLAAGANVKRVALNIGDVKLSDGSHLKIDGQLAGMPSVLFDAVAVILSKAAAVMLSEESDAMDFVRDAFGHLKAIGVDKGGEFLLNKAGIKHDAGVMAIGALERFIAAAKTRQWDREASVRTLA, encoded by the coding sequence ATGGAACCCACTGTTTCAGTTGGTGCCGGCGGTGAATGGCATCAAAGCGGGGGCAGCGATCAGGCGCGATTGACGACCAATCAGGGCCTGAGCCTTTCAGACAACCAGAACTCCCTGAGAGCCAACTCCCGCGGTCCCACCCTGCTGGAGGACTTCATCATCCGGGAAAAAATCACCCATTTTGACCACGAACGAATCCCCGAACGGATCGTCCACGCGCGTGGCACTGGCGCACATGGTTATTTCGAGCTGACCAAATCGTTGGGGAAATACACATCAGCGAAGGTGCTGACCGAAGTGGGCGTGCAAACGCCGGTCTTCACGCGCATTTCCACGGTGGCAGGCGGATCTGGCTCAGCTGATACGCCGAGAGATGTTCGCGGCTTTGCTGTCAAATTTTATACGAAAGAAGGGAACTGGGACTTGGTCGGCAATAACGTTCCAGTGTTCTTCATTCAGGACGCGATTAAATTCCCCGACCTGGTACATGCAATCAAGATGGAACCGGACCGTGCTTTTCCGCAGGCCGCAACGGCGCATGACACCTTCTGGGACTATATTTCCCTGACACCAGAGTCCATGCACATGGTGATGTGGATCATGTCCGATCGCACCTTGCCACGGTCGCTACGAATGATCGAAGGTTTCGGTGTCCATTCGTTCCGCTTGCTCAATGCTGCAGGCGACTCGACCTTCGTAAAATTTCACTGGCGGCCCAAGCTTGGTTTGCAAGCGACGACCTGGAACGAAACGGTCAAACTCGCGGGTGCCGATCCCGATTTCCATCGGCGGGACATGTTCGAAGCGATCAGCTCCGGGGCATTTCCGGAATGGGAATTGGCAGTCCAACTGTTCTCCGAAGAAGACGCAGATGCCTTTCCGTTTGATCACCTCGACGCGACCAAACTGATACCGGAAGAACTGGTACCCTTGCAGGTCATAGGCCGCATGGTGCTCAACCGCTGGCCGAACAATTTTTTCGCCGAGACTGAGCAAGTGGCCTTTTGCCCGTCACACATTGTGCCCGGCATGGATTTCACCAACGACCCGCTCCTGCAGGGGCGGCTGTTTTCGTATTTGGACACGCAATTGTCCCGGCTAGGTTCGCCGAATTTCCACCAGCTACCAATCAACGCGCCGAAATGCCCTTTCGCCAACCACCAGCGCGACGCCCACATGCAAATGGCGCAACCCACTGGTCGGGTGTCCTACGAACCGAATACGCTGGCGGCAGACTCTCCGCGCGAACATCCAGTCGACGGATTTCACAGTGCGGTGTCGGAGGAGACCGGTGCCAAGGGCCGGATTCGGCCTGAGCGTTTCGCCGACCATTACAGCCAGGCCCGGCAGTTCTATCGCAGCCAGACTTCCTGCGAACAGACCCATCTTGCCTCTGCCTTGGTGTTTGAACTGTCGAAGGTCGAGCATCCACATATCCGCGAAGCGATGGTGGGCCACCTGCGCCATATCGAAGAGGACCTCGCGCAACGCGTCGCCTCGGGACTCGGAATGACCGAACTGCCGCCGGCACCGGCTTCGGCCGTGGCCGTTCAGGATCTCGCCCCATCCCCGGCACTGCAACTCATCGGCAAGATGAAAGATACGCTCGAAGGACGCACGATCGGGCTGTTGGTGGCGGATGGATCGGACGCTGGAAGTATCGAGGCTATCGCCAAGGCTGTCCTTGCAGCAGGCGCCAACGTGAAGCGGGTCGCACTGAACATCGGCGACGTGAAACTGTCGGATGGCTCCCACCTGAAAATCGATGGACAGCTGGCCGGCATGCCATCGGTCCTGTTTGATGCGGTCGCAGTCATCCTCTCCAAGGCAGCTGCCGTGATGCTTAGTGAAGAATCTGACGCTATGGATTTCGTGCGCGACGCCTTTGGTCATCTAAAAGCGATTGGTGTCGACAAGGGCGGAGAGTTCCTGCTGAATAAGGCAGGCATTAAACATGATGCTGGCGTGATGGCCATCGGCGCCCTGGAGCGCTTCATCGCCGCGGCAAAGACTCGTCAATGGGACCGGGAAGCGAGCGTCCGGACACTCGCCTGA
- a CDS encoding ferritin-like domain-containing protein: MSAKNHPASARKGERLVLDEAGLDAAKRSLDQGAVTPSYGPWREDIIKLLNDALATELVCVLRYKRHHFTAKGLASPKIAEEFMVHALEETAHADQVAERIVQLGGEPDFSPGSLLARSHADYDDSSDLQAMIKTNLIAERVAIEAYSQMIALIGDKDSSTRRMLEGILSQEQEHAEELSDWLTV; encoded by the coding sequence ATGAGTGCCAAGAATCATCCTGCCAGTGCCCGAAAGGGCGAGCGTTTGGTGCTCGATGAAGCCGGGCTTGACGCGGCGAAGCGTTCGCTCGATCAGGGCGCGGTGACCCCGAGCTATGGCCCGTGGCGCGAGGACATCATCAAGCTGTTGAACGACGCGCTGGCGACTGAACTCGTCTGTGTGCTGCGCTACAAGCGCCACCACTTCACCGCCAAGGGCTTGGCCTCGCCGAAGATCGCCGAGGAGTTCATGGTGCACGCGTTGGAGGAAACGGCGCACGCCGACCAGGTGGCGGAGCGCATTGTACAGCTCGGCGGCGAGCCCGACTTTTCACCTGGCTCCTTGCTCGCGCGCAGCCACGCCGACTACGACGACTCGAGCGACCTGCAGGCCATGATCAAGACGAACCTGATTGCCGAACGCGTTGCCATCGAGGCCTACAGCCAGATGATCGCGCTGATCGGCGACAAGGACTCGTCCACCCGACGCATGCTCGAAGGCATCCTGAGCCAGGAGCAGGAGCATGCCGAGGAGTTGAGCGACTGGCTGACGGTGTGA
- the tpx gene encoding thiol peroxidase — MAQITIKGTPIHTSGDLPKVGVAAPAFTLVRTDLSEVSAKDLAGQRVVLNIFPSLDTPTCAASVRKFNARANEKPNTTILCVSADLPFAQKRFCGAEGLDNVVPASTFRSQDFGQTYGVTLLDGPLKGLLARAVVVVDGAGKVVHTELVPEIAQEPDYNAALAVL; from the coding sequence ATGGCCCAGATCACCATTAAAGGCACTCCCATCCACACCTCCGGCGACCTGCCGAAGGTGGGCGTCGCGGCGCCGGCCTTCACCCTGGTGCGCACCGACCTCTCCGAAGTCTCCGCCAAGGACCTCGCCGGCCAGCGCGTGGTGCTGAACATCTTCCCCAGCCTGGACACGCCCACCTGCGCGGCCAGCGTGCGCAAGTTCAACGCCCGCGCCAACGAGAAGCCCAACACGACCATCCTCTGCGTGAGCGCCGACCTGCCCTTCGCCCAGAAGCGGTTCTGCGGGGCCGAGGGCCTGGACAACGTGGTGCCCGCCTCCACGTTCCGCTCCCAGGATTTCGGCCAGACCTACGGGGTGACCCTGCTGGACGGCCCCCTCAAGGGCCTGCTCGCCCGCGCCGTGGTGGTGGTGGATGGAGCCGGCAAGGTGGTCCACACGGAGCTGGTGCCCGAGATCGCCCAGGAGCCCGACTACAACGCCGCGCTGGCGGTGCTGTAG
- a CDS encoding MFS transporter: MTESAVPHDPYAALRDGNYRWFIATMGLVTLGLQMQGVVVGWQVYDRTGDPLALGLVGLSEALPFLTLALFGGHAADRVNRLRLCMAATLGLAFCSGLLGAFSWRFQAGPLARAVWPIYAVIFLTGIMRAFYRPANVALGTDLLPKALYANGSTWRVSVFHSGMVLGPALGGLVYAWRGPVAAHFLVMTLLACGLLGLLFIRYMPRAVAPRSGSILQSLGEGLRFVFSQRLLLGAISLDLFAVLFGGAVAVLPVFAKEVLKVGPQGLGALRAAPALGSVLMGITLAHLPPLRRAGRTLLICVGAFGAAMIAFALSRSFLLSLLLLVASGAVDNVSVVLRATLLQTLTPEHMLGRVSSVNQVFIGSSNEIGAFESGLAARLLGLVPSVVFGGCMTLLVVATTAWKVPGLRKMDRIG, from the coding sequence GTGACAGAATCGGCGGTTCCCCACGATCCCTACGCGGCCCTGAGGGACGGGAACTACCGCTGGTTCATCGCGACCATGGGCCTTGTCACGCTGGGCCTCCAGATGCAGGGCGTGGTGGTGGGCTGGCAGGTCTACGACCGCACGGGGGATCCCCTGGCCCTGGGCCTGGTGGGCCTGTCCGAGGCGCTGCCCTTCCTGACCCTGGCGCTGTTCGGCGGCCACGCGGCGGACCGGGTGAACCGCCTGCGCCTCTGCATGGCCGCCACCCTGGGCCTCGCCTTCTGCTCCGGGCTGCTGGGGGCCTTCAGCTGGCGCTTCCAGGCTGGACCCCTGGCTCGGGCGGTCTGGCCCATCTACGCGGTCATCTTCCTCACGGGCATCATGCGGGCCTTCTACCGCCCGGCCAACGTGGCCCTGGGCACGGACCTGCTCCCGAAGGCGCTCTATGCCAACGGCTCCACCTGGCGCGTGTCGGTGTTCCACTCGGGCATGGTGCTGGGGCCGGCCCTGGGCGGCCTCGTCTACGCCTGGCGCGGCCCGGTGGCGGCCCACTTCCTGGTGATGACCCTCCTGGCCTGCGGCCTGCTGGGCCTGCTCTTCATCCGCTACATGCCCCGGGCCGTCGCGCCGCGCAGCGGCTCGATCCTGCAGAGCCTGGGCGAGGGCCTGCGCTTCGTGTTCTCCCAGCGGCTGCTGCTGGGCGCCATCAGCCTCGACCTATTCGCCGTGCTCTTCGGCGGGGCCGTCGCCGTGCTGCCTGTGTTCGCCAAGGAGGTCCTGAAGGTCGGGCCCCAGGGCCTCGGCGCCCTGCGGGCGGCCCCGGCCCTGGGCTCGGTGCTCATGGGCATCACCCTGGCCCACCTGCCGCCCCTGCGGCGGGCTGGGCGGACGCTCCTGATCTGCGTCGGCGCTTTCGGTGCGGCCATGATCGCCTTCGCCCTGAGCCGCAGCTTCCTGCTCAGCCTGCTGCTGCTGGTCGCCAGCGGCGCCGTGGACAACGTGAGCGTGGTCCTGCGCGCCACCCTGCTCCAGACCCTCACGCCCGAGCACATGCTGGGCCGCGTATCGTCGGTGAACCAGGTGTTCATCGGCTCCAGCAACGAGATCGGCGCCTTCGAGAGCGGCCTGGCGGCGCGGCTCCTGGGCCTGGTGCCCTCCGTGGTCTTCGGGGGCTGCATGACCCTGCTGGTGGTGGCCACCACCGCCTGGAAGGTGCCGGGGCTCCGCAAGATGGACCGCATCGGATGA
- a CDS encoding ABC transporter permease, translating to MRFLEFIKLALFAITRNKTRAFLTMLGIIVGVGAVIAMIGIGEGSKRASIALIQNMGSNMLTIFPGSGGNRFGPSAMGSADILLESDPPLIQQELAQSSVVAASAQVQTTRPIIYQNSNYVTQVQGTGPEFLQIRGWEVENGRFFTDTEIRGMAKVCVIGQTVKDNLFPNGEDPVGQTVRVGALPFQVVGVLEKKGAGMWGDQDDLIVAPYTTVMRKIMGRDKIQRIMVSAQEGKAELAEAEVTALLRQRMKVAPKDDNPFQIRKQDDIVQMQTQQAGILTALLAVAASISLVVGGIGISNIMLVSVTERTREIGIRRALGATQHSILWQFLIEAIVLSVFGGLIGIAFAYSAVFILQKFQIPAVTESWAVALGLGFSGLVGVAAGFLPALKAARLDVIDALRYE from the coding sequence ATGCGATTCCTGGAATTCATCAAACTCGCCTTATTTGCCATCACCCGGAACAAGACGCGGGCCTTCCTCACCATGCTCGGCATCATCGTCGGTGTGGGCGCCGTCATCGCCATGATCGGCATCGGCGAGGGTTCCAAGCGCGCCTCCATCGCCCTCATCCAGAACATGGGCTCCAACATGCTGACCATCTTCCCGGGCAGCGGCGGCAACCGCTTCGGGCCTTCCGCCATGGGCAGCGCGGACATCCTGCTGGAGAGCGACCCCCCCCTGATCCAGCAGGAGCTGGCGCAGAGCAGCGTGGTGGCCGCCTCGGCCCAGGTCCAGACCACGCGGCCCATCATCTACCAGAACAGCAACTACGTGACGCAGGTCCAGGGCACCGGCCCCGAGTTCCTCCAGATCCGCGGCTGGGAGGTCGAGAACGGGCGCTTCTTCACAGACACCGAGATCCGCGGCATGGCCAAGGTCTGCGTCATCGGCCAGACCGTGAAGGACAACCTCTTCCCCAACGGCGAGGATCCCGTGGGCCAGACGGTGCGGGTGGGCGCGCTGCCCTTCCAGGTGGTGGGCGTCCTCGAGAAGAAGGGCGCCGGCATGTGGGGCGACCAGGACGATCTCATCGTGGCGCCCTACACCACCGTCATGCGCAAGATCATGGGTCGCGACAAGATCCAGCGCATCATGGTGAGCGCCCAGGAGGGCAAGGCCGAGCTGGCCGAGGCCGAGGTCACGGCGCTGCTGCGCCAGCGCATGAAGGTGGCGCCCAAGGACGACAACCCCTTCCAGATCCGCAAGCAGGATGACATCGTGCAGATGCAGACCCAGCAGGCGGGCATCCTCACCGCCCTGCTCGCCGTGGCCGCCAGCATCTCCCTGGTGGTGGGCGGCATCGGGATCTCCAACATCATGCTGGTGAGCGTCACGGAACGCACCCGGGAGATCGGCATCCGCCGTGCCTTGGGCGCCACCCAGCACAGCATCCTCTGGCAGTTCCTCATCGAGGCGATCGTGCTCTCCGTGTTCGGCGGCCTCATCGGCATCGCGTTCGCCTACTCCGCCGTGTTCATCCTCCAGAAGTTCCAGATTCCCGCCGTGACCGAATCCTGGGCCGTGGCCCTGGGCCTGGGCTTCTCGGGGCTGGTGGGTGTGGCGGCGGGCTTCCTGCCGGCCCTGAAGGCCGCCAGGCTGGATGTCATTGACGCATTGAGGTACGAGTAA
- a CDS encoding efflux RND transporter periplasmic adaptor subunit, translating to MKRNTWIGLGIGVAVVAGGTAYFLTRPKDEVKWRQAKLDKGNITQRINATGSVSPVVQVAVGTQVSGVISALYVDYNSIVKKGQLIAQIDPTLSDTQLQDAQASLLRAQAAYDFAKSDYERSRRLAEDKLLAAQDLDTKETALKNAKGNLESARATLNRARANRGYCDITAPVDGVVISRLADVGQTVAASFSTPNLFQIAQDLSKMKVQVSIGESDIDEVQVGQRALFTVDSLPDKQFAATVSLVRQEPITTQNVVNYVVEMIVPNEPLAGADGGGQAPASPQAARAAGAGAGHEAAPDPEKAWERLKDRMEAQGVTKDQFLKRFKERLAGQTQALPGRSRGAAPAQAPSGDPKLLARIPGGASLLGGPKFTGSLALRSGMTANVTIITNQRKDVLRVPNSALRFNPAAFIKEEKKADGPRLGQPMTMGGGPRPGAQSGTGSKGGMVARREDRIWVLENGKPKAIVVKAGITDGQFTEVTGEGLQEGMQILTGVENTKQTNGAAPMGATGGRR from the coding sequence ATGAAGCGGAACACCTGGATCGGCCTTGGCATCGGCGTCGCGGTGGTGGCAGGCGGAACCGCCTACTTCCTCACGAGGCCCAAGGACGAGGTGAAGTGGCGCCAGGCCAAGCTGGACAAGGGCAACATCACCCAGCGCATCAACGCCACGGGCTCGGTGAGCCCGGTGGTGCAGGTGGCCGTGGGCACCCAGGTGTCGGGGGTGATCTCGGCCCTCTATGTGGACTACAACAGCATCGTGAAGAAGGGCCAGCTCATCGCCCAGATCGACCCCACGTTGTCTGACACCCAGCTCCAGGATGCCCAGGCGAGCCTCCTCCGGGCCCAGGCCGCCTATGATTTCGCCAAGTCCGACTACGAACGCAGCCGGCGGCTGGCGGAGGACAAGCTCCTGGCCGCCCAGGATCTCGACACCAAGGAGACGGCCCTCAAGAACGCCAAGGGCAATCTGGAGTCCGCCCGGGCCACCCTGAACCGGGCCAGGGCGAACCGGGGCTATTGCGACATCACGGCCCCGGTGGATGGGGTGGTGATCTCCCGGCTGGCGGACGTGGGGCAGACCGTGGCGGCCAGCTTCAGCACGCCCAACTTGTTCCAGATCGCCCAGGACCTTTCCAAGATGAAGGTCCAGGTCTCCATCGGCGAATCGGACATCGATGAGGTCCAGGTGGGCCAGCGCGCCCTCTTCACCGTGGACAGCCTGCCGGACAAGCAGTTCGCCGCCACTGTGAGCCTGGTCCGCCAGGAGCCGATCACGACGCAGAATGTCGTGAACTACGTGGTGGAGATGATCGTGCCCAATGAGCCCCTGGCCGGCGCCGACGGGGGTGGCCAGGCCCCGGCCTCGCCGCAGGCGGCCCGGGCCGCCGGCGCCGGCGCAGGTCACGAAGCCGCGCCGGATCCCGAGAAGGCCTGGGAGCGCCTGAAGGACCGCATGGAGGCCCAGGGTGTGACCAAGGACCAGTTCCTGAAGCGGTTCAAGGAGCGCCTGGCCGGCCAGACCCAGGCGCTTCCCGGCCGCTCGCGGGGCGCGGCTCCGGCCCAGGCCCCCAGCGGCGATCCGAAGCTGCTGGCCCGGATCCCCGGAGGCGCCAGCCTGCTCGGGGGCCCCAAGTTCACGGGAAGCCTGGCCCTGCGTTCCGGCATGACCGCCAACGTCACCATCATCACCAACCAGCGCAAGGACGTGCTCCGCGTGCCCAATTCGGCCCTGCGCTTCAATCCCGCCGCCTTCATCAAGGAGGAGAAGAAGGCCGACGGCCCCCGTCTCGGTCAGCCCATGACCATGGGCGGCGGCCCGCGGCCGGGGGCCCAGAGCGGCACCGGCAGCAAGGGCGGAATGGTGGCCCGGCGGGAGGACCGCATCTGGGTGCTGGAGAATGGCAAGCCCAAGGCCATCGTGGTGAAAGCCGGCATCACCGATGGACAGTTCACCGAGGTCACGGGCGAGGGGCTCCAGGAGGGCATGCAGATCCTGACCGGCGTGGAGAACACCAAGCAGACCAACGGCGCGGCACCCATGGGCGCGACCGGGGGACGGCGCTAG